One part of the Athene noctua chromosome Z, bAthNoc1.hap1.1, whole genome shotgun sequence genome encodes these proteins:
- the RAI14 gene encoding ankycorbin isoform X3 has product MKSLKAKFRKSDNNEWNKNDDRLLQAVENGDPEKVASLLGKKGASATKQDSEGKTAFHLAATKGHAECLRIMVTHGADVTAQDGAGHSALHLAAKNSHPDCIKRLLQSKCPADSTDNSGKTALHYAAACGCLQAVQLLCEHKCPINVKDLDGNIPLLLAIQNGHTEVCKYLLDHGADINTRDKNGRTALMMACEVGSLNMVEAFLRKGADVSLVDVFGQNALHYSKLSENTGIQNLLSSKLSQDMDTKSTTKAKQLGDLSSPHSSTSTPMTGKGQAFFADQVCKQEEFSSSHHDNKDRLSDSTTGADSLLDVSSEADQQDLLLLMQAKIASLTLHNKELQDKLQERTPKEVDSTVESYHSTQTEFEQRADRQNEFLAQELKSTLNATQIQEKLTSPSEVKIKYLQEDLKDVQRKLENSETKRKHVEAQVQSRVPETDCLNSTDISENGSDLKPKFQETQNSYEEAVKEVLNVQKQMKLGLVSSESEETSSDLSRLKVTCGEVEMLKQELKRVLEESERQKEKMRELQKKFEERDQNVASKLSVEECEEMKNSYCSVIDNINQEKALLIERYREGQEEIKRLQDKLTNQTQLESSAEAGEMKDAMHKMVDELNRQLSELSQLYKEAQTELEEYRKRKTLDDIALDYIPRDEHEKLMQVTNSLKYKAENELSEMKSQYTKVLDETEELKQLLDAQKQNSLPITEHHQVMNALRNTVMEMEEEINELKVLLTNKESEVRNLQKELLEEKAAINDAMVPKATYEKLQSSLEGEVSVLSSKLKDVIQEKDNVSLDVTQLKNEVLRLKEEKEGMHTLLEAKEQEVTGLQQKYHQVQEDLLEMKRYSESSSKLEEDKDKKINEMTKEVSKLKEALNSLSQLSYSTSAPKRQSQQLEALQQQVKQLQNQLTETKKQHQEVVSVYRMHLLYAVQGQMDEDVQKVLKQILSMCKSQSQKK; this is encoded by the exons GGCACAGTGCTTTACATCTTGCAGCAAAGAACAGCCACCCAGATTGCATTAAGAGGTTACTTCAG AGTAAATGTCCAGCAGACAGCACTGACAATTCTGGGAAAACAGCTTTACATTATGCAG ctgcatGTGGTTGCCTTCAGGCAGTTCAGCTTCTGTGCGAACACAAATGTCCAATTAACGTCAAAGATTTG GATGGGAACATACCTCTGCTGCTTGCAATACAAAATGGTCATACGGAAGTCTGCAAATACCTTCTGGATCATGGAGCAGACATCAACACCAGGGATAAAAATGGAAG AACTGCTCTGATGATGGCTTGTGAAGTGGGCAGCCTTAACATGGTGGAAGCCTTCCTTAGGAAAGGTGCAGATGTCAGTTTAGTAGATGTCTTTGGACAGAATGCCCTGCATTACTCCAAGCTCTCTGAGAATACAGGGATCCAGAATCTCCTATCATCAAAGTTATCTCAGGATATGG ATACAAAGTcaacaacaaaagcaaagcag CTTGGTGATTTGTCCTCTCCACACTCATCAACTTCAACTCCCATGACTGGAAAAGGGCAGGCTTTCTTTGCTGATCAAGTGTGCAAG CAGGAAGAGTTCAGCTCCTCACATCACGATAATAAAGACAGGCTGAGTGACAGCACAACAG gTGCTGATAGTTTATTGGATGTGAGTTCTGAAGCTGACCAGCAAGATCTACTTCTGTTGATGCAAGCAAAAATTGCTTCTTTGACATTGCACAATAAGGAGCTGCAGGACAAATTACAG GAAAGAACACCTAAAGAAGTGGATTCAACTGTAGAATCTTATCATTCAACTCAAACAGAGTTTGAGCAAAGAGCAGATAGACAAAATGAGTTCCTAGCTCAGGAGCTGAAGTCTACATTAAATGCCACCCAAATTCAAGAAAAGTTGACAAGCCCcagtgaagtaaaaataaagtacCTCCAGGAAGACTTAAAGGATGTGCAGAGGAAATTAGAGAATTCTGAAACCAAAAGAAAGCACGTAGAAGCTCAGGTCCAGTCTAGAGTCCCAGAAACAGATTGTTTAAATAgcacagacatttcagaaaatggtTCTGATCTCAAACCAAAGTTCCAGGAAACTCAGAACAGTTATGAGGAAGCTGTGAAAGAGGTTTTGAATGTACAAAAGCAAATGAAGCTGGGTCTTGTTTCCTCTGAAAGTGAAGAAACCAGTTCTGATCTGAGTAGGTTGAAAGTTACATGTGGAGAAGTTGAAATGCTTAAGCAAGAATTGAAGAGAGTGCTGGAGGAAAGCgaaaggcaaaaagagaaaatgagagagcTACAGAAAAAGTTTGAAGAAAGAGATCAGAATGTGGCAAGCAAATTGTCTgtggaagagtgtgaggagaTGAAGAATTCATATTGTTCAGTTATTGATAACATTAATCAAGAGAAAGCATTGTTGATTGAGAGGTACAGAGAAGGGCAAGAGGAAATTAAAAGGCTACAGGACAAGCTGACAAATCAGACGCAGTTGGAATCTAGTGCTGAAGCTGGAGAAATGAAAGATGCAATGCACAAGATGGTAGATGAGCTCAACAGACAACTTAGTGAATTGTCTCAGTTGTACAAAGAAGCACAAACAGAGCTTGAAGAATATAGGAAGAGAAAAACTCTAGATGATATAGCTTTGGACTACATTCCTAGAGATGAACACGAGAAACTGATGCAGGTAACAAATTCCTTGAAATACAAAGCAGAGAATGAGTTATCAGAAATGAAATCCCAATACACAAAAGTATTAGATGAAACAGAAGAACTAAAGCAACTGTTAGATGCTCAGAAACAAAACTCTTTGCCAATTACTGAACACCATCAGGTGATGAATGCACTCAGAAATACTGTAATGGAAAtggaggaagaaataaatgagCTTAAAGTACTGCTTACCAACAAGGAAAGCGAAGTAAGAAACTTACAGAAGGAattactggaagaaaaagctGCAATTAATGACGCAATGGTACCTAAGGCTACATATGAAAAGCTCCAGTCATCACTAGAGGGTGAAGTTAGTGTTTTGTCATCCAAGCTGAAGGATGTAATCCAAGAGAAGGACAATGTGTCCTTAGATGTTACGcaactgaaaaatgaagttttgcgcttgaaagaagagaaagaagggatGCATACTCTGCTTGAAGCAAAGGAACAGGAGGTGACTGGTCTTCAGCAAAAGTACCATCAAGTTCAAGAAGATCTTCTTGAGATGAAAAGATATTCTGAAAGCTCATCAAAACTGGAAGAGGATAAAGATAAAAAG ATCAATGAAATGACCAAGGAAGTTAGTAAATTAAAAGAAGCATTGAACAGCCTTTCTCAGCTTTCCTACTCGACCAGTGCTCCCAAAAGACAAAGCCAGCAGCTGGAAGCATTACAACAGCAAGTGAAGCAGTTGCAAAATCAACTGACG GAGACAAAGAAACaacatcaggaagttgtctcagTCTACAGGATGCATCTTCTCTATGCTGTGCAG GGTCAAATGGATGAAGATGTCCAGAAAGTGCTTAAACAAATTTTATCTATGTGTAAAAGCCAATCacagaaaaagtaa
- the RAI14 gene encoding ankycorbin isoform X1 — protein sequence MKSLKAKFRKSDNNEWNKNDDRLLQAVENGDPEKVASLLGKKGASATKQDSEGKTAFHLAATKGHAECLRIMVTHGADVTAQDGAGHSALHLAAKNSHPDCIKRLLQSKCPADSTDNSGKTALHYAAACGCLQAVQLLCEHKCPINVKDLDGNIPLLLAIQNGHTEVCKYLLDHGADINTRDKNGRTALMMACEVGSLNMVEAFLRKGADVSLVDVFGQNALHYSKLSENTGIQNLLSSKLSQDMDTKSTTKAKQHDQGSKLSSERSGTPKKRKAPPPPISPIQLGDLSSPHSSTSTPMTGKGQAFFADQVCKQEEFSSSHHDNKDRLSDSTTGADSLLDVSSEADQQDLLLLMQAKIASLTLHNKELQDKLQERTPKEVDSTVESYHSTQTEFEQRADRQNEFLAQELKSTLNATQIQEKLTSPSEVKIKYLQEDLKDVQRKLENSETKRKHVEAQVQSRVPETDCLNSTDISENGSDLKPKFQETQNSYEEAVKEVLNVQKQMKLGLVSSESEETSSDLSRLKVTCGEVEMLKQELKRVLEESERQKEKMRELQKKFEERDQNVASKLSVEECEEMKNSYCSVIDNINQEKALLIERYREGQEEIKRLQDKLTNQTQLESSAEAGEMKDAMHKMVDELNRQLSELSQLYKEAQTELEEYRKRKTLDDIALDYIPRDEHEKLMQVTNSLKYKAENELSEMKSQYTKVLDETEELKQLLDAQKQNSLPITEHHQVMNALRNTVMEMEEEINELKVLLTNKESEVRNLQKELLEEKAAINDAMVPKATYEKLQSSLEGEVSVLSSKLKDVIQEKDNVSLDVTQLKNEVLRLKEEKEGMHTLLEAKEQEVTGLQQKYHQVQEDLLEMKRYSESSSKLEEDKDKKINEMTKEVSKLKEALNSLSQLSYSTSAPKRQSQQLEALQQQVKQLQNQLTETKKQHQEVVSVYRMHLLYAVQGQMDEDVQKVLKQILSMCKSQSQKK from the exons GGCACAGTGCTTTACATCTTGCAGCAAAGAACAGCCACCCAGATTGCATTAAGAGGTTACTTCAG AGTAAATGTCCAGCAGACAGCACTGACAATTCTGGGAAAACAGCTTTACATTATGCAG ctgcatGTGGTTGCCTTCAGGCAGTTCAGCTTCTGTGCGAACACAAATGTCCAATTAACGTCAAAGATTTG GATGGGAACATACCTCTGCTGCTTGCAATACAAAATGGTCATACGGAAGTCTGCAAATACCTTCTGGATCATGGAGCAGACATCAACACCAGGGATAAAAATGGAAG AACTGCTCTGATGATGGCTTGTGAAGTGGGCAGCCTTAACATGGTGGAAGCCTTCCTTAGGAAAGGTGCAGATGTCAGTTTAGTAGATGTCTTTGGACAGAATGCCCTGCATTACTCCAAGCTCTCTGAGAATACAGGGATCCAGAATCTCCTATCATCAAAGTTATCTCAGGATATGG ATACAAAGTcaacaacaaaagcaaagcag CATGACCAAGGCTCTAAATTAAGTTCAGAAAGAAGTGGAACTCCAAAAAAACGCAAAGCCCCACCTCCTCCTATCAGTCCTATTCAG CTTGGTGATTTGTCCTCTCCACACTCATCAACTTCAACTCCCATGACTGGAAAAGGGCAGGCTTTCTTTGCTGATCAAGTGTGCAAG CAGGAAGAGTTCAGCTCCTCACATCACGATAATAAAGACAGGCTGAGTGACAGCACAACAG gTGCTGATAGTTTATTGGATGTGAGTTCTGAAGCTGACCAGCAAGATCTACTTCTGTTGATGCAAGCAAAAATTGCTTCTTTGACATTGCACAATAAGGAGCTGCAGGACAAATTACAG GAAAGAACACCTAAAGAAGTGGATTCAACTGTAGAATCTTATCATTCAACTCAAACAGAGTTTGAGCAAAGAGCAGATAGACAAAATGAGTTCCTAGCTCAGGAGCTGAAGTCTACATTAAATGCCACCCAAATTCAAGAAAAGTTGACAAGCCCcagtgaagtaaaaataaagtacCTCCAGGAAGACTTAAAGGATGTGCAGAGGAAATTAGAGAATTCTGAAACCAAAAGAAAGCACGTAGAAGCTCAGGTCCAGTCTAGAGTCCCAGAAACAGATTGTTTAAATAgcacagacatttcagaaaatggtTCTGATCTCAAACCAAAGTTCCAGGAAACTCAGAACAGTTATGAGGAAGCTGTGAAAGAGGTTTTGAATGTACAAAAGCAAATGAAGCTGGGTCTTGTTTCCTCTGAAAGTGAAGAAACCAGTTCTGATCTGAGTAGGTTGAAAGTTACATGTGGAGAAGTTGAAATGCTTAAGCAAGAATTGAAGAGAGTGCTGGAGGAAAGCgaaaggcaaaaagagaaaatgagagagcTACAGAAAAAGTTTGAAGAAAGAGATCAGAATGTGGCAAGCAAATTGTCTgtggaagagtgtgaggagaTGAAGAATTCATATTGTTCAGTTATTGATAACATTAATCAAGAGAAAGCATTGTTGATTGAGAGGTACAGAGAAGGGCAAGAGGAAATTAAAAGGCTACAGGACAAGCTGACAAATCAGACGCAGTTGGAATCTAGTGCTGAAGCTGGAGAAATGAAAGATGCAATGCACAAGATGGTAGATGAGCTCAACAGACAACTTAGTGAATTGTCTCAGTTGTACAAAGAAGCACAAACAGAGCTTGAAGAATATAGGAAGAGAAAAACTCTAGATGATATAGCTTTGGACTACATTCCTAGAGATGAACACGAGAAACTGATGCAGGTAACAAATTCCTTGAAATACAAAGCAGAGAATGAGTTATCAGAAATGAAATCCCAATACACAAAAGTATTAGATGAAACAGAAGAACTAAAGCAACTGTTAGATGCTCAGAAACAAAACTCTTTGCCAATTACTGAACACCATCAGGTGATGAATGCACTCAGAAATACTGTAATGGAAAtggaggaagaaataaatgagCTTAAAGTACTGCTTACCAACAAGGAAAGCGAAGTAAGAAACTTACAGAAGGAattactggaagaaaaagctGCAATTAATGACGCAATGGTACCTAAGGCTACATATGAAAAGCTCCAGTCATCACTAGAGGGTGAAGTTAGTGTTTTGTCATCCAAGCTGAAGGATGTAATCCAAGAGAAGGACAATGTGTCCTTAGATGTTACGcaactgaaaaatgaagttttgcgcttgaaagaagagaaagaagggatGCATACTCTGCTTGAAGCAAAGGAACAGGAGGTGACTGGTCTTCAGCAAAAGTACCATCAAGTTCAAGAAGATCTTCTTGAGATGAAAAGATATTCTGAAAGCTCATCAAAACTGGAAGAGGATAAAGATAAAAAG ATCAATGAAATGACCAAGGAAGTTAGTAAATTAAAAGAAGCATTGAACAGCCTTTCTCAGCTTTCCTACTCGACCAGTGCTCCCAAAAGACAAAGCCAGCAGCTGGAAGCATTACAACAGCAAGTGAAGCAGTTGCAAAATCAACTGACG GAGACAAAGAAACaacatcaggaagttgtctcagTCTACAGGATGCATCTTCTCTATGCTGTGCAG GGTCAAATGGATGAAGATGTCCAGAAAGTGCTTAAACAAATTTTATCTATGTGTAAAAGCCAATCacagaaaaagtaa
- the RAI14 gene encoding ankycorbin isoform X2: MKSLKAKFRKSDNNEWNKNDDRLLQAVENGDPEKVASLLGKKGASATKQDSEGKTAFHLAATKGHAECLRIMVTHGADVTAQDGAGHSALHLAAKNSHPDCIKRLLQSKCPADSTDNSGKTALHYAAACGCLQAVQLLCEHKCPINVKDLDGNIPLLLAIQNGHTEVCKYLLDHGADINTRDKNGRTALMMACEVGSLNMVEAFLRKGADVSLVDVFGQNALHYSKLSENTGIQNLLSSKLSQDMDTKSTTKAKQHDQGSKLSSERSGTPKKRKAPPPPISPIQLGDLSSPHSSTSTPMTGKGQAFFADQVCKEEFSSSHHDNKDRLSDSTTGADSLLDVSSEADQQDLLLLMQAKIASLTLHNKELQDKLQERTPKEVDSTVESYHSTQTEFEQRADRQNEFLAQELKSTLNATQIQEKLTSPSEVKIKYLQEDLKDVQRKLENSETKRKHVEAQVQSRVPETDCLNSTDISENGSDLKPKFQETQNSYEEAVKEVLNVQKQMKLGLVSSESEETSSDLSRLKVTCGEVEMLKQELKRVLEESERQKEKMRELQKKFEERDQNVASKLSVEECEEMKNSYCSVIDNINQEKALLIERYREGQEEIKRLQDKLTNQTQLESSAEAGEMKDAMHKMVDELNRQLSELSQLYKEAQTELEEYRKRKTLDDIALDYIPRDEHEKLMQVTNSLKYKAENELSEMKSQYTKVLDETEELKQLLDAQKQNSLPITEHHQVMNALRNTVMEMEEEINELKVLLTNKESEVRNLQKELLEEKAAINDAMVPKATYEKLQSSLEGEVSVLSSKLKDVIQEKDNVSLDVTQLKNEVLRLKEEKEGMHTLLEAKEQEVTGLQQKYHQVQEDLLEMKRYSESSSKLEEDKDKKINEMTKEVSKLKEALNSLSQLSYSTSAPKRQSQQLEALQQQVKQLQNQLTETKKQHQEVVSVYRMHLLYAVQGQMDEDVQKVLKQILSMCKSQSQKK, translated from the exons GGCACAGTGCTTTACATCTTGCAGCAAAGAACAGCCACCCAGATTGCATTAAGAGGTTACTTCAG AGTAAATGTCCAGCAGACAGCACTGACAATTCTGGGAAAACAGCTTTACATTATGCAG ctgcatGTGGTTGCCTTCAGGCAGTTCAGCTTCTGTGCGAACACAAATGTCCAATTAACGTCAAAGATTTG GATGGGAACATACCTCTGCTGCTTGCAATACAAAATGGTCATACGGAAGTCTGCAAATACCTTCTGGATCATGGAGCAGACATCAACACCAGGGATAAAAATGGAAG AACTGCTCTGATGATGGCTTGTGAAGTGGGCAGCCTTAACATGGTGGAAGCCTTCCTTAGGAAAGGTGCAGATGTCAGTTTAGTAGATGTCTTTGGACAGAATGCCCTGCATTACTCCAAGCTCTCTGAGAATACAGGGATCCAGAATCTCCTATCATCAAAGTTATCTCAGGATATGG ATACAAAGTcaacaacaaaagcaaagcag CATGACCAAGGCTCTAAATTAAGTTCAGAAAGAAGTGGAACTCCAAAAAAACGCAAAGCCCCACCTCCTCCTATCAGTCCTATTCAG CTTGGTGATTTGTCCTCTCCACACTCATCAACTTCAACTCCCATGACTGGAAAAGGGCAGGCTTTCTTTGCTGATCAAGTGTGCAAG GAAGAGTTCAGCTCCTCACATCACGATAATAAAGACAGGCTGAGTGACAGCACAACAG gTGCTGATAGTTTATTGGATGTGAGTTCTGAAGCTGACCAGCAAGATCTACTTCTGTTGATGCAAGCAAAAATTGCTTCTTTGACATTGCACAATAAGGAGCTGCAGGACAAATTACAG GAAAGAACACCTAAAGAAGTGGATTCAACTGTAGAATCTTATCATTCAACTCAAACAGAGTTTGAGCAAAGAGCAGATAGACAAAATGAGTTCCTAGCTCAGGAGCTGAAGTCTACATTAAATGCCACCCAAATTCAAGAAAAGTTGACAAGCCCcagtgaagtaaaaataaagtacCTCCAGGAAGACTTAAAGGATGTGCAGAGGAAATTAGAGAATTCTGAAACCAAAAGAAAGCACGTAGAAGCTCAGGTCCAGTCTAGAGTCCCAGAAACAGATTGTTTAAATAgcacagacatttcagaaaatggtTCTGATCTCAAACCAAAGTTCCAGGAAACTCAGAACAGTTATGAGGAAGCTGTGAAAGAGGTTTTGAATGTACAAAAGCAAATGAAGCTGGGTCTTGTTTCCTCTGAAAGTGAAGAAACCAGTTCTGATCTGAGTAGGTTGAAAGTTACATGTGGAGAAGTTGAAATGCTTAAGCAAGAATTGAAGAGAGTGCTGGAGGAAAGCgaaaggcaaaaagagaaaatgagagagcTACAGAAAAAGTTTGAAGAAAGAGATCAGAATGTGGCAAGCAAATTGTCTgtggaagagtgtgaggagaTGAAGAATTCATATTGTTCAGTTATTGATAACATTAATCAAGAGAAAGCATTGTTGATTGAGAGGTACAGAGAAGGGCAAGAGGAAATTAAAAGGCTACAGGACAAGCTGACAAATCAGACGCAGTTGGAATCTAGTGCTGAAGCTGGAGAAATGAAAGATGCAATGCACAAGATGGTAGATGAGCTCAACAGACAACTTAGTGAATTGTCTCAGTTGTACAAAGAAGCACAAACAGAGCTTGAAGAATATAGGAAGAGAAAAACTCTAGATGATATAGCTTTGGACTACATTCCTAGAGATGAACACGAGAAACTGATGCAGGTAACAAATTCCTTGAAATACAAAGCAGAGAATGAGTTATCAGAAATGAAATCCCAATACACAAAAGTATTAGATGAAACAGAAGAACTAAAGCAACTGTTAGATGCTCAGAAACAAAACTCTTTGCCAATTACTGAACACCATCAGGTGATGAATGCACTCAGAAATACTGTAATGGAAAtggaggaagaaataaatgagCTTAAAGTACTGCTTACCAACAAGGAAAGCGAAGTAAGAAACTTACAGAAGGAattactggaagaaaaagctGCAATTAATGACGCAATGGTACCTAAGGCTACATATGAAAAGCTCCAGTCATCACTAGAGGGTGAAGTTAGTGTTTTGTCATCCAAGCTGAAGGATGTAATCCAAGAGAAGGACAATGTGTCCTTAGATGTTACGcaactgaaaaatgaagttttgcgcttgaaagaagagaaagaagggatGCATACTCTGCTTGAAGCAAAGGAACAGGAGGTGACTGGTCTTCAGCAAAAGTACCATCAAGTTCAAGAAGATCTTCTTGAGATGAAAAGATATTCTGAAAGCTCATCAAAACTGGAAGAGGATAAAGATAAAAAG ATCAATGAAATGACCAAGGAAGTTAGTAAATTAAAAGAAGCATTGAACAGCCTTTCTCAGCTTTCCTACTCGACCAGTGCTCCCAAAAGACAAAGCCAGCAGCTGGAAGCATTACAACAGCAAGTGAAGCAGTTGCAAAATCAACTGACG GAGACAAAGAAACaacatcaggaagttgtctcagTCTACAGGATGCATCTTCTCTATGCTGTGCAG GGTCAAATGGATGAAGATGTCCAGAAAGTGCTTAAACAAATTTTATCTATGTGTAAAAGCCAATCacagaaaaagtaa
- the RAI14 gene encoding ankycorbin isoform X4: protein MKSLKAKFRKSDNNEWNKNDDRLLQAVENGDPEKVASLLGKKGASATKQDSEGKTAFHLAATKGHAECLRIMVTHGADVTAQDGAGHSALHLAAKNSHPDCIKRLLQSKCPADSTDNSGKTALHYAAACGCLQAVQLLCEHKCPINVKDLDGNIPLLLAIQNGHTEVCKYLLDHGADINTRDKNGRTALMMACEVGSLNMVEAFLRKGADVSLVDVFGQNALHYSKLSENTGIQNLLSSKLSQDMDTKSTTKAKQLGDLSSPHSSTSTPMTGKGQAFFADQVCKEEFSSSHHDNKDRLSDSTTGADSLLDVSSEADQQDLLLLMQAKIASLTLHNKELQDKLQERTPKEVDSTVESYHSTQTEFEQRADRQNEFLAQELKSTLNATQIQEKLTSPSEVKIKYLQEDLKDVQRKLENSETKRKHVEAQVQSRVPETDCLNSTDISENGSDLKPKFQETQNSYEEAVKEVLNVQKQMKLGLVSSESEETSSDLSRLKVTCGEVEMLKQELKRVLEESERQKEKMRELQKKFEERDQNVASKLSVEECEEMKNSYCSVIDNINQEKALLIERYREGQEEIKRLQDKLTNQTQLESSAEAGEMKDAMHKMVDELNRQLSELSQLYKEAQTELEEYRKRKTLDDIALDYIPRDEHEKLMQVTNSLKYKAENELSEMKSQYTKVLDETEELKQLLDAQKQNSLPITEHHQVMNALRNTVMEMEEEINELKVLLTNKESEVRNLQKELLEEKAAINDAMVPKATYEKLQSSLEGEVSVLSSKLKDVIQEKDNVSLDVTQLKNEVLRLKEEKEGMHTLLEAKEQEVTGLQQKYHQVQEDLLEMKRYSESSSKLEEDKDKKINEMTKEVSKLKEALNSLSQLSYSTSAPKRQSQQLEALQQQVKQLQNQLTETKKQHQEVVSVYRMHLLYAVQGQMDEDVQKVLKQILSMCKSQSQKK from the exons GGCACAGTGCTTTACATCTTGCAGCAAAGAACAGCCACCCAGATTGCATTAAGAGGTTACTTCAG AGTAAATGTCCAGCAGACAGCACTGACAATTCTGGGAAAACAGCTTTACATTATGCAG ctgcatGTGGTTGCCTTCAGGCAGTTCAGCTTCTGTGCGAACACAAATGTCCAATTAACGTCAAAGATTTG GATGGGAACATACCTCTGCTGCTTGCAATACAAAATGGTCATACGGAAGTCTGCAAATACCTTCTGGATCATGGAGCAGACATCAACACCAGGGATAAAAATGGAAG AACTGCTCTGATGATGGCTTGTGAAGTGGGCAGCCTTAACATGGTGGAAGCCTTCCTTAGGAAAGGTGCAGATGTCAGTTTAGTAGATGTCTTTGGACAGAATGCCCTGCATTACTCCAAGCTCTCTGAGAATACAGGGATCCAGAATCTCCTATCATCAAAGTTATCTCAGGATATGG ATACAAAGTcaacaacaaaagcaaagcag CTTGGTGATTTGTCCTCTCCACACTCATCAACTTCAACTCCCATGACTGGAAAAGGGCAGGCTTTCTTTGCTGATCAAGTGTGCAAG GAAGAGTTCAGCTCCTCACATCACGATAATAAAGACAGGCTGAGTGACAGCACAACAG gTGCTGATAGTTTATTGGATGTGAGTTCTGAAGCTGACCAGCAAGATCTACTTCTGTTGATGCAAGCAAAAATTGCTTCTTTGACATTGCACAATAAGGAGCTGCAGGACAAATTACAG GAAAGAACACCTAAAGAAGTGGATTCAACTGTAGAATCTTATCATTCAACTCAAACAGAGTTTGAGCAAAGAGCAGATAGACAAAATGAGTTCCTAGCTCAGGAGCTGAAGTCTACATTAAATGCCACCCAAATTCAAGAAAAGTTGACAAGCCCcagtgaagtaaaaataaagtacCTCCAGGAAGACTTAAAGGATGTGCAGAGGAAATTAGAGAATTCTGAAACCAAAAGAAAGCACGTAGAAGCTCAGGTCCAGTCTAGAGTCCCAGAAACAGATTGTTTAAATAgcacagacatttcagaaaatggtTCTGATCTCAAACCAAAGTTCCAGGAAACTCAGAACAGTTATGAGGAAGCTGTGAAAGAGGTTTTGAATGTACAAAAGCAAATGAAGCTGGGTCTTGTTTCCTCTGAAAGTGAAGAAACCAGTTCTGATCTGAGTAGGTTGAAAGTTACATGTGGAGAAGTTGAAATGCTTAAGCAAGAATTGAAGAGAGTGCTGGAGGAAAGCgaaaggcaaaaagagaaaatgagagagcTACAGAAAAAGTTTGAAGAAAGAGATCAGAATGTGGCAAGCAAATTGTCTgtggaagagtgtgaggagaTGAAGAATTCATATTGTTCAGTTATTGATAACATTAATCAAGAGAAAGCATTGTTGATTGAGAGGTACAGAGAAGGGCAAGAGGAAATTAAAAGGCTACAGGACAAGCTGACAAATCAGACGCAGTTGGAATCTAGTGCTGAAGCTGGAGAAATGAAAGATGCAATGCACAAGATGGTAGATGAGCTCAACAGACAACTTAGTGAATTGTCTCAGTTGTACAAAGAAGCACAAACAGAGCTTGAAGAATATAGGAAGAGAAAAACTCTAGATGATATAGCTTTGGACTACATTCCTAGAGATGAACACGAGAAACTGATGCAGGTAACAAATTCCTTGAAATACAAAGCAGAGAATGAGTTATCAGAAATGAAATCCCAATACACAAAAGTATTAGATGAAACAGAAGAACTAAAGCAACTGTTAGATGCTCAGAAACAAAACTCTTTGCCAATTACTGAACACCATCAGGTGATGAATGCACTCAGAAATACTGTAATGGAAAtggaggaagaaataaatgagCTTAAAGTACTGCTTACCAACAAGGAAAGCGAAGTAAGAAACTTACAGAAGGAattactggaagaaaaagctGCAATTAATGACGCAATGGTACCTAAGGCTACATATGAAAAGCTCCAGTCATCACTAGAGGGTGAAGTTAGTGTTTTGTCATCCAAGCTGAAGGATGTAATCCAAGAGAAGGACAATGTGTCCTTAGATGTTACGcaactgaaaaatgaagttttgcgcttgaaagaagagaaagaagggatGCATACTCTGCTTGAAGCAAAGGAACAGGAGGTGACTGGTCTTCAGCAAAAGTACCATCAAGTTCAAGAAGATCTTCTTGAGATGAAAAGATATTCTGAAAGCTCATCAAAACTGGAAGAGGATAAAGATAAAAAG ATCAATGAAATGACCAAGGAAGTTAGTAAATTAAAAGAAGCATTGAACAGCCTTTCTCAGCTTTCCTACTCGACCAGTGCTCCCAAAAGACAAAGCCAGCAGCTGGAAGCATTACAACAGCAAGTGAAGCAGTTGCAAAATCAACTGACG GAGACAAAGAAACaacatcaggaagttgtctcagTCTACAGGATGCATCTTCTCTATGCTGTGCAG GGTCAAATGGATGAAGATGTCCAGAAAGTGCTTAAACAAATTTTATCTATGTGTAAAAGCCAATCacagaaaaagtaa